A DNA window from Bombus vancouverensis nearcticus chromosome 6, iyBomVanc1_principal, whole genome shotgun sequence contains the following coding sequences:
- the Tom20 gene encoding translocase of outer membrane 20: protein MTMISKAAVGIAVGIAGIFVGYCFYFDQKRRSDPDFKKKLRERRKAKKQAQSSTSKIQDLKDHEVVQRFFLQEVQLGEEMLTCGDVEGGIEHLGNAVAVCGQPAQLLQVLQKTLPPQIFHLLLQRLQPISQKLSTQIAMAEEDVE, encoded by the exons ATGACCATGATTTCAAAGGCTGCAGTGGGTATTGCTGTTGGCATAGCTGGAATTTTTGTTGGATATTGCTTTTATTTCGATCAAAAGCGTCGTAGTGATCCAGATTTCAAAAAGAAATTGCGTGAAC GTAGAAAAGCAAAGAAACAAGCCCAGAGTTCTACTTCAAAAATCCAAGATTTGAAAGACCATGAAGTAGTACAAAGATTTTTCTTACAAGAg GTCCAACTAGGAGAAGAAATGCTTACTTGTGGTGATGTAGAAGGAGGAATTGAACACTTAGGAAATGCAGTTGCAGTTTGTGGACAACCTGCACAGTTGTTACAAGTTCTTCAAAAGACACTGCCACCACAAATTTTTCACCTTTTATTACAACGATTACAACCTATTAGTCAG AAACTATCAACTCAAATTGCAATGGCTGAGGAAGATGTTGAGtaa